A single region of the Parasphingorhabdus litoris DSM 22379 genome encodes:
- a CDS encoding N-acetylmuramoyl-L-alanine amidase — MNFDWTDMAGALHKAAMAFAAILASTLLTLNPANAGSVSRIDANDRQITVSFDGLVESASAFSLLGPDRIAVDIKGGKAGRGGRAAGMVKAVRQGQYRPNTARIVFDLDSPAIITEGGFSADGKSLKLSLQTVGGDALNKGRKSFLPPVQFRAEPPKKSYSVKVPLGKPQDEVTLPKISGPDDKDRPLVVIDAGHGGHDPGAVSPHGGKYEKTVVLAIAKAVRDQLVASGRVRVALTRETDKYLVLEERYGIARRLGAELFISIHADAAGNQSANGATVYTLSEVASDREAAKLAARENRSNIINGVNLGESNQDVSSILIDLTQRETMNVSADFAKLLIREGQRMIKFRTNPHRFASLIVLKAPDTPSVLFETGYLTNKEDVALLSSKDGQSKVAIGIANAIEAHFARKLVQR; from the coding sequence ATGAATTTTGACTGGACCGATATGGCTGGCGCATTGCATAAGGCAGCCATGGCTTTCGCTGCGATTTTAGCTTCCACTCTGTTGACCTTGAATCCAGCAAATGCCGGTTCGGTTAGCCGTATTGATGCAAATGACCGGCAAATCACCGTTTCCTTTGACGGGCTGGTCGAGAGCGCATCAGCCTTTTCCCTGCTCGGACCCGACCGGATTGCTGTTGACATCAAAGGCGGAAAGGCAGGACGTGGCGGCCGTGCGGCGGGTATGGTTAAAGCTGTGCGTCAGGGGCAATATCGGCCCAATACCGCGCGGATCGTGTTTGATCTCGATAGCCCGGCAATCATAACCGAAGGCGGTTTTTCTGCGGATGGTAAGAGTCTCAAACTAAGCCTGCAGACTGTCGGCGGCGATGCCTTGAACAAGGGGCGTAAGTCTTTTCTGCCACCGGTTCAGTTTCGGGCTGAACCACCGAAGAAATCCTACAGCGTGAAAGTTCCGCTCGGGAAGCCGCAGGATGAGGTGACATTGCCAAAGATCAGCGGTCCTGACGACAAAGACCGGCCGCTTGTTGTCATCGATGCCGGACATGGCGGGCACGATCCCGGTGCGGTTTCCCCACATGGCGGCAAATATGAAAAAACCGTCGTGCTTGCCATCGCCAAGGCTGTGCGTGATCAACTGGTTGCCAGTGGGCGTGTGCGGGTAGCCTTAACGCGGGAAACCGACAAATATCTGGTGCTGGAAGAACGATATGGCATTGCGCGGCGTCTAGGAGCGGAGCTGTTCATTTCCATTCACGCGGATGCGGCCGGCAATCAATCGGCCAATGGCGCCACCGTTTATACATTGTCTGAGGTGGCCTCGGATCGTGAAGCAGCCAAATTGGCGGCGCGAGAAAACCGATCGAATATTATCAATGGTGTAAATTTGGGGGAATCCAACCAGGATGTTTCCTCTATTCTGATTGATCTTACGCAACGCGAAACGATGAATGTTTCGGCTGATTTTGCAAAATTGCTGATCCGGGAAGGGCAGCGTATGATTAAATTTCGCACCAATCCGCATCGTTTCGCTTCGCTGATTGTTCTAAAAGCACCCGATACGCCTTCAGTTTTGTTCGAAACCGGCTATCTGACCAACAAGGAAGATGTCGCGCTACTCAGTTCTAAAGATGGTCAGTCGAAAGTCGCCATCGGGATTGCCAATGCGATTGAGGCCCATTTTGCGCGCAAACTGGTGCAGCGATAA
- a CDS encoding penicillin-binding protein 1A: MAENTPDNEGAGTAESLAYKLERNTGGFLSWMEKLWQKRLFRLFLAFVVLCLLGWLLIWVLFARDLPDAKMLQQYEPPLPTMVRAYDGEPVHSYARERRVQLEYAEYPALLVRAYLAAEDRTFFEHGGLDYPGIATAIVSNISSSGRPIGASTITQQVAKNLLLTNEVSYRRKVREALLAYRIEEVLTKQEILELYLNQIFLGRNAYGVQAAAQAYFAKDVDELALHEMAYLAILPKGPSNYRPENNEQRAVNRRDWVLGRMLDNDWITQVQHDQAVAQPLGTIRSRGARFQRVGGYFIEEVRRQLIEQFGENEEAGPYSVYSGGLWVRTSLNPQLQEYTKDALRTGLLRYSRGRAWSGPINKIEMDDKWAQRLASTFINTDYADWRIAVALNRQGNSAEIGFRDGTTGRVSNAPSKLAAGDIIAVSPAGGSSYVLRSVPKVSGGMVVQNPRNGRIWAMQGGFDDRMSSFNRATQAERQPGSTIKPFVYATALDQGMTPATIIVDSPFCVYQSASLGRKCFRNFGGARGAGAQTLRWGVEQSRNLMTVRAANDAGMENVVRTIKTMGIGDYKPYLSFALGAGDTTVQRLTNAYSMLVNHGRELQPTVIDFVQDREGKVIFRADNRICEDCNQSDWDGKPMPRPRPAGKQLMDPMTAYQIVNILEGVITRGTAQNLKSLDRPLFGKTGTASGPTNVWFVGGSPDMVAGVYMGFDQPANMGGYAQGGTLAAPIFKQFAEKAMAGMPKTPFVAPRGIRMVRVDRKSGKRVFGGWPSDDPRSAVIWDVFKPETEPRRSIRKEELLARLEAKKAQIRAAKLAARNRDAEGRGNRPAQNDNDFLQDEGGIY; this comes from the coding sequence ATGGCTGAAAATACACCCGATAATGAAGGCGCAGGAACAGCGGAAAGTCTTGCCTATAAGCTAGAGCGGAATACCGGCGGCTTTTTGAGCTGGATGGAGAAGCTTTGGCAAAAGCGGCTCTTCCGGCTCTTTCTTGCATTTGTTGTGCTGTGCCTGCTGGGCTGGTTATTGATCTGGGTTCTTTTTGCCCGCGATTTGCCCGATGCAAAAATGCTGCAACAATATGAGCCACCACTGCCCACTATGGTGCGGGCCTATGATGGCGAGCCCGTACACAGCTATGCACGGGAACGCCGTGTTCAGCTGGAATATGCTGAATATCCGGCATTGTTGGTGCGCGCTTATCTCGCGGCAGAGGATCGGACATTTTTTGAACATGGCGGACTTGATTATCCCGGTATCGCGACCGCGATCGTCAGTAATATTTCGAGCAGTGGTAGACCCATTGGTGCGTCCACAATCACGCAACAGGTCGCCAAAAATCTGCTCCTGACCAACGAGGTTTCCTATCGGCGTAAAGTGCGGGAGGCATTGCTCGCCTATCGCATTGAAGAAGTGCTGACCAAGCAGGAAATTCTTGAACTTTATCTCAACCAGATATTCCTCGGCCGCAACGCTTACGGTGTGCAGGCGGCCGCGCAAGCCTATTTCGCCAAAGATGTCGATGAATTGGCTTTGCACGAAATGGCTTATCTTGCGATTTTGCCGAAAGGGCCGTCCAACTATCGGCCGGAAAATAATGAACAGCGGGCAGTTAACCGGCGTGACTGGGTATTGGGCCGCATGCTCGACAATGACTGGATCACGCAGGTCCAACATGATCAAGCTGTTGCCCAGCCGCTTGGTACTATTCGCTCTCGCGGCGCCCGTTTTCAAAGGGTCGGCGGCTATTTCATCGAAGAAGTCCGTCGTCAGTTGATCGAGCAATTTGGCGAGAATGAGGAAGCCGGGCCTTACAGCGTTTACTCCGGCGGGCTTTGGGTCCGAACGTCGCTTAATCCTCAGCTGCAGGAATATACCAAAGATGCGCTGCGCACCGGTTTGCTTAGGTACAGCCGTGGGCGGGCTTGGAGCGGACCGATCAACAAGATCGAGATGGACGACAAATGGGCACAGCGATTAGCATCCACGTTCATCAATACCGACTATGCCGATTGGCGCATTGCCGTCGCATTGAACCGTCAGGGCAATAGCGCTGAGATCGGTTTTAGGGATGGGACGACCGGCCGTGTAAGCAATGCACCCAGTAAGCTGGCAGCCGGTGATATTATTGCCGTCAGCCCGGCAGGTGGCAGCAGTTACGTTTTGCGCAGCGTCCCCAAGGTATCGGGTGGTATGGTGGTTCAAAATCCGCGCAACGGCCGAATTTGGGCAATGCAGGGCGGTTTTGACGACCGGATGAGTTCTTTCAACCGCGCAACCCAGGCCGAGCGGCAACCGGGTTCAACGATCAAGCCCTTTGTTTATGCGACCGCACTGGATCAAGGCATGACGCCAGCAACCATCATCGTCGACAGTCCATTTTGTGTTTATCAATCTGCGTCATTGGGGCGCAAATGTTTCCGCAACTTTGGCGGTGCGCGTGGAGCTGGAGCGCAGACATTGCGTTGGGGCGTTGAGCAATCGCGCAACCTGATGACTGTTCGGGCGGCCAATGATGCCGGGATGGAAAATGTCGTTAGAACCATAAAAACGATGGGAATTGGTGATTACAAGCCGTATCTCTCTTTTGCCCTCGGTGCAGGGGATACAACGGTGCAAAGGCTGACCAACGCCTATTCCATGCTGGTCAATCATGGCCGCGAGTTGCAGCCGACGGTTATTGATTTTGTTCAGGACCGCGAGGGCAAGGTTATTTTCCGTGCGGACAATCGGATTTGCGAAGACTGTAATCAATCTGACTGGGATGGAAAACCGATGCCGCGGCCAAGGCCTGCTGGCAAACAACTTATGGATCCGATGACGGCCTATCAGATTGTCAATATCCTGGAAGGCGTCATAACCCGTGGGACTGCGCAAAATCTGAAAAGTCTCGACAGACCGCTATTCGGCAAGACCGGCACCGCGAGTGGGCCGACCAATGTTTGGTTTGTCGGCGGTTCTCCGGACATGGTCGCGGGCGTCTATATGGGCTTTGATCAGCCGGCTAATATGGGCGGCTATGCCCAGGGCGGCACATTGGCGGCACCGATATTCAAACAGTTTGCGGAAAAAGCGATGGCAGGCATGCCGAAAACACCATTTGTCGCACCGCGCGGCATTCGGATGGTGCGGGTAGATCGCAAAAGCGGCAAACGGGTCTTTGGCGGCTGGCCGTCTGATGATCCAAGATCGGCCGTGATCTGGGATGTGTTCAAGCCGGAGACCGAACCAAGACGTTCGATCCGCAAGGAAGAATTGCTGGCGCGTCTGGAAGCGAAAAAGGCGCAAATTAGGGCAGCAAAACTGGCTGCACGCAATCGAGATGCCGAAGGCAGAGGCAATCGACCGGCGCAAAATGACAATGACTTCCTGCAGGACGAAGGCGGAATCTACTAG
- a CDS encoding outer membrane beta-barrel protein produces the protein MRSSFKLFAVLAAGTSLAFSGAAHAGEPYVGASAGLNLPSDSKNRGEFEGDVAATADFDAIASGTDLDWTTELNNGLDLNLLAGYRFDNGFRVELQGFYNKSNVDLHRDLAVGGTVIDAVDSAVLTRGAADPANPTVGTVLSTDDGQIKNYGLMANAFYDFQISESLVPYVGAGVGFTRQDVEYAPSGIDVVDDKSTRFTYQGMAGVTYRLSPSFELFGQYTYRATDRGDYDVNLLPATLGVKSEQSIFNLGFRIPLGGGS, from the coding sequence ATGCGTAGTTCTTTCAAACTATTTGCAGTCCTTGCCGCAGGAACGTCTCTGGCGTTTAGTGGCGCCGCTCATGCCGGAGAGCCTTATGTAGGCGCATCGGCAGGGCTTAACCTACCCAGTGATTCAAAAAATCGCGGAGAATTTGAAGGCGATGTGGCGGCGACAGCCGACTTTGATGCTATCGCTTCAGGTACCGATCTCGACTGGACGACAGAGCTGAACAATGGCCTGGATCTCAATTTGCTGGCCGGTTACCGCTTCGACAATGGTTTCCGGGTCGAATTGCAGGGCTTTTACAACAAGTCCAATGTCGATTTGCACCGTGACCTTGCCGTCGGCGGAACCGTGATCGATGCCGTGGATTCTGCCGTTCTGACGCGCGGTGCGGCTGATCCAGCCAATCCAACAGTTGGTACGGTGCTCAGCACCGATGACGGTCAGATCAAAAACTATGGTCTGATGGCCAATGCCTTTTATGACTTCCAGATCAGTGAGTCTTTGGTGCCTTATGTCGGCGCGGGTGTTGGTTTCACCCGACAGGATGTCGAATATGCACCATCCGGGATCGACGTTGTTGACGATAAATCAACCCGTTTCACCTATCAGGGTATGGCCGGTGTGACATACAGACTGAGCCCATCCTTCGAGCTTTTCGGTCAATATACCTACCGTGCGACCGACCGCGGCGACTATGATGTCAATCTGTTGCCCGCGACTTTGGGCGTGAAGAGTGAGCAATCCATCTTCAATCTCGGTTTCCGTATCCCATTGGGTGGCGGTAGCTAA